From Alienimonas californiensis, a single genomic window includes:
- a CDS encoding glycine C-acetyltransferase, which produces MTIAAPSDRFLNHVAAELDGIRDAGTYKRERVLHSPQDARVTAEPGGRVLNLCANNYLGLADHPDVLAAARLALDDRGYGMASVRFICGTNDKHKELEARLSKFLGTEDTILYPSCFDANGGLFEVLLGPEDAVISDSLNHASIIDGIRLCKAQRFRYANNEPKDLEAKLIEAKGARFRLIATDGVFSMDGTICDLAAVCELADKYDALVMFDDCHATGFLGKTGRGTHEHCGVTDRIDITTGTLGKALGGASGGYTAASAPIVELLRQRSRPYLFSNAVAPPIVAASLTVLDMLEADTTLRDTLETNTKHWRESLAQTGLTVLSGAHPITPVMLGDAALAGRFADALLTRGVYAIGFSYPVVPKGQARIRTQVSAAHTLDDLTFAAEQFAAVKQQLAL; this is translated from the coding sequence TTGACCATCGCCGCTCCGTCCGACCGCTTCCTCAATCACGTCGCCGCCGAACTGGACGGCATCCGCGACGCCGGCACCTATAAGCGGGAGCGCGTCCTGCACTCCCCGCAGGACGCCCGCGTGACCGCCGAGCCGGGCGGACGGGTGCTGAACCTCTGCGCCAACAATTACCTCGGTCTCGCAGATCACCCGGACGTGCTCGCCGCGGCCCGGTTGGCGCTGGACGACCGCGGCTACGGAATGGCCAGCGTCCGGTTCATCTGCGGCACGAATGACAAGCACAAGGAACTCGAAGCCCGGCTGTCGAAGTTCCTCGGGACTGAGGACACCATCCTCTATCCCAGCTGCTTCGACGCCAACGGCGGGCTGTTCGAGGTGCTGCTCGGCCCGGAGGACGCGGTGATCTCCGACAGCCTGAATCACGCCTCGATCATCGACGGCATCCGGCTCTGTAAGGCGCAGCGGTTCCGCTACGCCAACAACGAGCCGAAGGATCTTGAAGCGAAGCTGATCGAGGCGAAGGGCGCCCGCTTTCGGTTGATCGCGACCGACGGCGTCTTCTCGATGGACGGGACAATCTGCGACCTCGCCGCGGTCTGCGAACTGGCGGATAAGTACGACGCCCTGGTGATGTTCGACGACTGCCACGCCACCGGCTTCCTCGGGAAAACCGGCCGCGGCACGCATGAGCATTGCGGGGTGACGGACCGGATCGACATCACCACCGGCACCCTCGGCAAGGCGCTGGGCGGGGCCAGCGGCGGCTACACCGCGGCGAGCGCCCCGATCGTGGAACTGCTCCGCCAACGCAGCCGGCCGTACCTGTTCAGCAACGCCGTCGCCCCGCCGATCGTCGCGGCGAGCCTGACGGTGCTGGATATGCTCGAAGCGGACACGACGCTGCGGGACACGTTGGAAACGAACACGAAGCACTGGCGGGAGAGCCTGGCGCAGACCGGCCTGACAGTGTTATCCGGCGCGCACCCGATCACCCCGGTGATGCTCGGCGACGCCGCCCTCGCCGGCCGCTTCGCCGACGCCCTGCTGACCCGCGGCGTCTACGCGATCGGCTTCAGCTACCCGGTCGTGCCGAAGGGCCAGGCCCGCATCCGCACGCAGGTCTCCGCCGCCCACACGCTCGACGACCTCACCTTCGCCGCGGAGCAGTTCGCCGCGGTGAAACAGCAGTTGGCGTTGTAG
- the egtD gene encoding L-histidine N(alpha)-methyltransferase — MSAPAAAPAADASAPDQTFLTDVLAGLSGDPKSLPCKYFYDAAGSRLFEAITALPEYYPTRIEAAIFRDQAEAIARFVGPGAVLIEFGSGNSEKSRVLLDACGEYVGALAAYVPQDISGPFLETVARRLRNEYPGLPVLPIIGDFTQPVTLPDLPPHRRRVGFFPGSTIGNFGPGAAAKVLRTFHDAVGPGGGLILGADLIKDGATLEAAYDDAAGVTAQFNRNLLTRINRELGADFPVDRFRHEARWNAEQSRVEMHLVADAPRTVTVAGRRFDFAEGESIHTENSYKFSRETLHALAAEAGFTIETIWTDPREQFAVAAMTAE, encoded by the coding sequence ATGTCCGCCCCCGCCGCAGCCCCCGCCGCCGACGCCTCCGCGCCGGATCAGACCTTCCTCACGGACGTGCTGGCCGGGCTGTCCGGCGATCCGAAGTCGTTGCCCTGCAAATACTTCTACGACGCGGCCGGCAGTCGGCTGTTCGAGGCGATCACCGCCCTGCCGGAGTACTACCCCACCCGCATCGAGGCGGCGATCTTCCGCGATCAGGCGGAGGCGATCGCCCGCTTCGTTGGACCGGGGGCCGTGCTGATCGAGTTCGGCAGCGGGAACAGCGAGAAGTCCCGCGTGCTGCTGGACGCCTGCGGCGAATACGTCGGCGCACTGGCGGCGTACGTCCCGCAGGACATCAGCGGGCCGTTCCTCGAAACCGTCGCCCGGCGGCTGCGGAACGAATACCCCGGGCTCCCGGTGCTCCCGATCATCGGAGACTTCACCCAGCCCGTCACGCTGCCGGACCTGCCGCCGCACCGTCGCCGGGTCGGGTTCTTCCCCGGCAGCACGATCGGGAACTTCGGCCCCGGGGCGGCCGCCAAGGTGCTGCGGACCTTTCACGACGCCGTCGGCCCCGGCGGGGGGCTGATCCTGGGGGCGGACCTCATCAAGGACGGGGCGACGCTCGAAGCCGCCTACGACGACGCCGCCGGCGTCACCGCCCAGTTCAATCGCAACCTGCTCACCCGGATCAACCGCGAACTGGGGGCCGACTTCCCGGTCGACCGCTTCCGGCACGAGGCCCGCTGGAACGCCGAGCAGAGCCGGGTCGAGATGCACCTCGTCGCGGACGCCCCCCGCACCGTGACCGTCGCCGGCCGCCGGTTCGACTTCGCCGAGGGCGAATCGATCCACACGGAGAACAGCTACAAGTTCAGCCGGGAGACGCTGCACGCCCTCGCCGCGGAGGCGGGCTTCACGATCGAAACGATCTGGACCGACCCGCGCGAGCAGTTCGCCGTCGCCGCGATGACGGCTGAGTGA
- a CDS encoding ATP-binding protein, producing the protein MRGGRLAGALDRRWLRTLTGRPRAGDANAGPHADAAAWLVQLRWVASAGQLVTIAAVCWGLGLSLDPVPLLWVVALTAGTNVALAAWLTNNPEHGPPGEPDRGVVPVLGAAMLLDVALLTALLFFSGGPNNPFYGFYFVNLALAAALLPTRWAWACNAAAVCGFAFILTDHIPLPDIPHAQPPLLEVGRISLLTAGRFVAFLTCSGTVVYFATLLRDRVRQRDARVWAVEAELARAQKLEALGTLAAGAAHELSTPLGTIAVVSKEVSRRIERAANGTLSPDAEEKNLRDVRLIRGEVNACRSILDRMSADAGEAVGETPAEVTPRELIEETLTGLRERDAVRVVAADAAAPATLHVPLVRLAQALRGLVQNAAFAADGGPVTICVGGAAPRANGGCDGLPQGVESSRSGVNDAAGLRILIRDDGPGMSPAVLARVGEPFFTTKEPGRGTGLGVFLARAVIERLGGTLTFESAPGQGTTASVFLPARRPA; encoded by the coding sequence ATGAGGGGCGGACGGCTCGCCGGCGCCCTCGATCGTCGCTGGCTCAGAACGCTGACCGGGCGCCCCCGGGCCGGGGACGCCAACGCCGGCCCGCACGCGGACGCCGCGGCGTGGCTCGTGCAGTTGCGGTGGGTCGCGTCGGCGGGGCAGCTCGTCACAATCGCCGCCGTCTGCTGGGGGTTGGGGCTGAGCCTCGATCCGGTCCCGCTGCTGTGGGTCGTGGCCCTGACGGCCGGCACGAACGTCGCCCTGGCGGCGTGGCTGACCAACAACCCGGAGCACGGCCCGCCGGGGGAGCCGGACCGGGGCGTCGTGCCGGTGCTGGGGGCGGCGATGCTGCTGGACGTCGCCCTGCTGACGGCGCTGCTGTTCTTCAGCGGCGGGCCGAACAACCCGTTCTACGGGTTCTACTTCGTGAACCTCGCTCTCGCCGCCGCCCTGCTGCCGACCCGCTGGGCCTGGGCCTGCAACGCCGCCGCGGTCTGCGGGTTCGCCTTCATCCTGACCGATCACATCCCGCTGCCGGACATCCCGCACGCCCAGCCGCCGCTGTTGGAGGTCGGCCGGATCTCCCTGCTGACGGCGGGGCGGTTCGTGGCCTTCCTGACGTGCAGCGGGACGGTGGTGTACTTCGCCACGCTGCTGCGGGACCGCGTGCGGCAGCGGGACGCCCGGGTGTGGGCCGTCGAGGCGGAACTGGCCCGGGCCCAGAAGCTGGAGGCGTTGGGCACGCTCGCCGCCGGCGCCGCCCACGAACTGAGCACCCCGCTGGGGACGATCGCGGTGGTATCCAAGGAGGTCAGCCGGCGGATCGAACGGGCGGCCAACGGAACGCTGTCGCCGGACGCCGAGGAGAAGAACCTGCGGGACGTCCGGCTGATCCGCGGGGAGGTGAACGCCTGCCGGTCGATCCTGGACCGCATGAGCGCCGACGCCGGGGAGGCCGTCGGCGAGACGCCGGCGGAGGTCACGCCGCGGGAACTGATCGAGGAAACTCTCACCGGCCTGCGGGAACGCGATGCGGTGCGGGTGGTCGCCGCGGACGCCGCCGCCCCCGCGACGCTGCACGTTCCCCTGGTGCGGCTGGCCCAGGCGTTGCGGGGGTTGGTGCAGAACGCGGCGTTCGCCGCGGACGGCGGCCCGGTCACGATTTGCGTCGGCGGGGCGGCCCCCCGGGCGAACGGGGGGTGTGACGGCCTGCCGCAGGGGGTAGAATCGTCCCGGAGCGGCGTGAATGACGCAGCCGGCCTGCGGATCCTCATCCGTGACGACGGCCCCGGGATGTCGCCGGCGGTGCTGGCCCGTGTCGGCGAGCCGTTCTTCACCACCAAAGAGCCCGGCCGGGGCACCGGCCTGGGGGTGTTCCTCGCCCGGGCGGTCATCGAACGCCTCGGCGGCACGCTCACCTTCGAGAGCGCCCCGGGGCAGGGCACCACCGCCTCCGTTTTCCTTCCGGCCCGCCGCCCGGCGTAA
- a CDS encoding response regulator transcription factor, translating to MSLTSSPTPAFAPQTPPHAAPGRGLGASDVDPGCCLIVDDSDLYRDRLAEAIRERGYRVMTADGYDAAIEQVRRQPPGLAVVDLKMPGRGGLEVVRTLRELSPETKCVVVTGFGSIANAVDAIHAGALNYVTKPADADEILAALHRGEGEPVGPKEYNPPTLAENEWEYIQQVLADCGGNISQTARILGIERRTLQRKLKKMRP from the coding sequence ATGTCCTTGACCTCCTCCCCGACGCCCGCGTTCGCGCCGCAGACGCCCCCCCACGCCGCCCCCGGGCGGGGGCTGGGGGCGTCCGACGTGGACCCGGGATGCTGCCTGATCGTGGACGACAGCGATCTGTACCGGGACCGCCTCGCCGAGGCGATTCGCGAACGCGGCTACCGGGTGATGACGGCCGACGGCTACGACGCCGCCATCGAGCAGGTGCGGCGCCAGCCGCCGGGGCTGGCGGTCGTGGACCTGAAGATGCCCGGCCGCGGCGGGCTGGAGGTCGTGCGGACCCTGCGGGAGCTGTCGCCGGAGACGAAGTGCGTGGTGGTGACCGGGTTCGGTTCGATCGCCAACGCCGTCGACGCGATTCACGCCGGGGCGTTGAACTACGTCACCAAGCCGGCGGACGCCGACGAGATCCTCGCCGCCCTGCATCGCGGGGAGGGGGAGCCGGTCGGCCCCAAGGAGTACAACCCGCCCACGCTGGCGGAAAACGAGTGGGAGTACATCCAGCAGGTGCTCGCCGATTGCGGCGGCAACATCTCCCAGACGGCCCGGATTCTGGGCATCGAGCGCCGCACCCTGCAGCGGAAGCTCAAGAAGATGCGGCCGTAA
- the hisI gene encoding phosphoribosyl-AMP cyclohydrolase: protein MTVTFAPRGSKPELEAVDAPFAPKFDADGLIPAIAVDAADGTILMQAYMNADSLAQTLEKGEAVYWSRSRQELWHKGATSGQVQTVVELLTDCDQDSILLRVNQAGGGACHTGQRSCFYRKVPVGQGTAVSLASSSYQS, encoded by the coding sequence ATGACCGTCACCTTCGCCCCCCGCGGCTCCAAACCGGAGTTGGAAGCCGTCGACGCCCCGTTCGCCCCGAAGTTCGACGCCGACGGGTTGATCCCCGCGATCGCCGTCGACGCGGCGGACGGGACGATCCTCATGCAGGCCTATATGAACGCCGACAGCCTTGCCCAGACGCTCGAGAAGGGCGAGGCCGTCTACTGGTCCCGCAGCCGGCAGGAACTGTGGCACAAGGGCGCCACCAGCGGGCAGGTGCAGACGGTGGTCGAACTGCTGACGGACTGCGATCAGGATTCGATCCTGCTCCGCGTGAACCAGGCCGGCGGCGGGGCCTGTCACACCGGGCAGCGCTCCTGTTTCTACCGCAAGGTCCCGGTCGGGCAGGGGACTGCGGTGAGCCTCGCTTCGTCCTCCTACCAATCGTGA
- a CDS encoding dihydroorotase: MAHRTLLRGGDAVVPDGSGFAVRRVDVLLDGGTLRIDPPATVQADEIVDCSGKLIFPGVIDDQVHLRDPGLTHKEDLRTGTAAAAAGGVTTVLEMPNTKPATTTRALWEAKNKIAEEKALVNWGFYMGATPDNLEELQAANPDVTCGIKIFIGSSTGNLLVDAQEALERIFAETTLPLCAHCEDETTVRRNTEAVRQRLGEPPWPIRVHSDIRNEEAAVVSVRRAIDLATRHDHRFHVLHVSTAGELREIAQAGPQITAEVCPHHLLFDTGDYERLGSWVQMNPAIKSVTDRAAMWQALADGETIQVVATDHAPHTREEKEADYPASPSGLPALENSLSLLLTHGPAHGVTVERLAAAMCDAPARVWGLIGKGRLADGYDADVCVVDPHATFTVRHEDQLTKSHWSPWHGEELTGRVLRTFVAGQTVYEDGAVRRKVAGHATAVRCDHARGGYHATPDGIGLA, from the coding sequence ATGGCCCACCGCACCCTGCTCCGCGGCGGCGACGCCGTCGTTCCCGACGGCTCCGGCTTCGCCGTCCGCCGCGTCGACGTGCTGCTCGACGGCGGCACGCTGCGCATCGATCCGCCCGCCACGGTTCAGGCGGACGAGATCGTCGACTGTTCCGGCAAGCTGATTTTCCCGGGGGTGATCGACGATCAGGTGCACCTCCGCGACCCCGGCCTGACCCACAAGGAAGACCTCCGCACCGGCACCGCCGCCGCCGCCGCCGGCGGGGTCACGACCGTGCTGGAGATGCCCAACACCAAGCCCGCCACCACGACCCGGGCGCTGTGGGAGGCGAAAAACAAGATCGCCGAGGAGAAGGCCTTGGTGAACTGGGGCTTCTACATGGGTGCCACCCCGGACAACCTCGAGGAACTGCAGGCCGCGAACCCGGACGTCACCTGCGGGATCAAGATCTTCATCGGGTCCAGCACCGGCAACCTGCTGGTCGACGCCCAAGAGGCGCTGGAACGCATCTTCGCCGAGACGACGCTCCCCCTGTGCGCCCACTGCGAGGACGAAACGACGGTGCGGCGGAACACGGAAGCCGTGCGGCAACGTCTCGGGGAGCCCCCCTGGCCGATCCGGGTGCACAGCGACATCCGCAACGAGGAGGCCGCGGTCGTCAGCGTGCGGCGGGCGATCGATCTGGCGACTCGGCACGACCACCGCTTCCACGTGTTGCACGTGTCCACGGCGGGGGAGCTGCGGGAGATCGCCCAGGCCGGGCCGCAGATCACCGCGGAGGTCTGCCCCCATCACCTGCTGTTCGATACCGGCGACTACGAACGCCTCGGCAGCTGGGTGCAGATGAACCCCGCGATCAAAAGCGTGACCGACCGGGCCGCGATGTGGCAGGCGTTGGCCGATGGGGAGACGATTCAGGTCGTCGCCACGGACCACGCCCCGCACACGCGGGAGGAAAAGGAGGCCGACTACCCCGCCTCCCCCTCCGGCCTGCCGGCGCTGGAGAACAGCCTGAGTCTGCTGCTCACCCACGGACCGGCCCACGGGGTGACGGTGGAACGCCTCGCCGCGGCGATGTGCGACGCCCCGGCCCGCGTCTGGGGCCTCATCGGCAAAGGGCGCCTGGCGGACGGCTACGACGCGGACGTCTGCGTCGTCGACCCGCACGCGACCTTCACCGTCCGCCACGAGGACCAGTTGACCAAATCGCATTGGAGCCCCTGGCACGGCGAGGAGCTGACCGGTCGGGTTCTGCGGACCTTCGTCGCCGGGCAAACCGTCTATGAGGACGGCGCCGTGCGACGTAAGGTGGCGGGGCACGCGACGGCCGTCCGCTGCGATCACGCCCGCGGCGGATACCACGCCACGCCGGACGGCATCGGCCTCGCCTGA
- a CDS encoding Uma2 family endonuclease — translation MADVLDSPQTGSTAPQETGEERLLTAEEFLTLNDGGRRSELVKGRVIELSEPGFEHGAISAWLAYLMQGYLLNQNIGRPVVEVGVVTQRGPDTVRGPDAAFYSYERLPADQRPRGYADVSPEVVFEVLSPSNRQGEILRKIAEYFAADVLCVVVVNPARRTAVLYHPDDEPTFLREQDRLALPAPLDGWTPTVAELLSEGN, via the coding sequence ATGGCCGACGTGCTGGACTCGCCGCAGACCGGATCGACTGCGCCGCAGGAGACAGGCGAGGAGCGTCTCCTGACGGCGGAGGAGTTTCTGACGCTCAACGACGGCGGCCGCCGGTCCGAACTGGTGAAAGGAAGGGTGATCGAATTGTCCGAGCCCGGGTTTGAACATGGAGCCATTTCTGCTTGGCTCGCGTATCTCATGCAGGGGTACCTGCTGAATCAGAACATCGGTCGCCCGGTGGTCGAGGTCGGCGTGGTTACCCAGCGGGGCCCCGATACGGTCCGCGGTCCCGATGCGGCGTTCTACAGCTATGAGCGGCTCCCCGCGGATCAGCGTCCGCGCGGCTACGCGGACGTCTCGCCGGAAGTCGTGTTCGAGGTGCTCTCTCCCAGCAACCGCCAAGGCGAGATTCTCCGCAAGATCGCCGAGTACTTCGCGGCGGACGTGCTCTGCGTCGTCGTCGTGAACCCCGCCCGTCGCACTGCCGTCCTCTATCATCCGGACGACGAACCCACCTTTCTGCGGGAGCAGGATCGCCTCGCCCTGCCCGCGCCGCTCGACGGTTGGACGCCGACCGTCGCCGAACTGCTGTCCGAAGGAAATTGA
- a CDS encoding glutaminyl-peptide cyclotransferase: MTRKLAVLACGVALLAGSGLVLSAALSDDPTVVKLSPTKRYPHDPRAFTQGFAWHDGVFYEGTGRYGTSLLRTVDLETGRTGEFRKLDDRLFGEGICVLGDEIFQLTWQSGVAFVYDRETLTAKRRFRIAGEGWGLTTDGERLILSDGTAKLRFLDPATGRETGSVRVARLGRPVSQLNELEWVRRPDGGAEVLANVWYTPHIARIDPTTGEVTGWLDASELVRLSGVTDREQALNGIAWDRDGERLLLTGKLWPAVYEVPWPAPKE; encoded by the coding sequence ATGACCCGCAAGCTGGCCGTTCTCGCCTGCGGCGTCGCACTGCTCGCCGGCTCGGGCCTCGTGCTCTCCGCCGCCCTCAGCGACGACCCGACCGTCGTCAAACTGTCGCCGACGAAGCGCTACCCCCACGACCCGCGAGCCTTCACGCAGGGCTTCGCCTGGCATGACGGGGTGTTCTACGAGGGCACCGGCCGGTACGGGACCAGCCTGCTCCGCACGGTCGACCTGGAAACCGGCCGCACCGGGGAGTTCCGCAAGCTGGACGACCGGCTGTTCGGCGAGGGGATCTGCGTTCTCGGCGACGAGATCTTTCAGCTCACTTGGCAGAGCGGCGTGGCCTTCGTCTACGACCGCGAAACGCTCACGGCGAAGCGACGGTTCCGCATCGCCGGCGAGGGTTGGGGCCTGACGACCGACGGCGAGCGGCTGATCCTCTCCGACGGCACCGCCAAGCTGCGGTTCCTCGACCCGGCGACCGGCCGGGAGACCGGCTCCGTCCGCGTCGCCCGACTCGGCCGGCCGGTCTCGCAGTTGAATGAGCTGGAATGGGTCCGCCGCCCCGACGGCGGGGCCGAGGTGCTGGCGAACGTCTGGTACACCCCGCACATCGCCCGCATCGACCCAACCACCGGCGAGGTGACCGGCTGGCTGGACGCCTCCGAACTGGTCCGGCTGTCCGGCGTGACGGACCGCGAACAGGCCCTCAACGGCATCGCCTGGGACCGCGACGGCGAACGCCTGCTGCTCACCGGCAAACTCTGGCCCGCCGTCTACGAGGTCCCCTGGCCGGCGCCGAAAGAGTAA
- a CDS encoding 6-pyruvoyl trahydropterin synthase family protein: protein MSGANLTVVRRIEFCAGHRLLGHEGKCAALHGHNYAAEFHVTALDSSGTGLDDVGRVVDFAAIKEELKGWIDREWDHGFLLWEGDEAAIAAVRAVEPCKLFTLPANPTAEVLAEYLLTRVCPARLAPLGVRCTRLELWETPNCRAVASLPA from the coding sequence GTGAGCGGGGCGAACCTCACGGTCGTGCGGCGGATCGAGTTCTGCGCCGGGCATCGGTTGCTCGGCCACGAGGGCAAGTGCGCGGCCCTGCACGGGCACAACTACGCCGCGGAGTTCCACGTCACTGCGCTCGATTCGTCGGGAACCGGGTTGGACGACGTCGGCCGGGTGGTCGATTTCGCGGCGATCAAGGAGGAGCTGAAGGGCTGGATCGACCGCGAATGGGACCACGGCTTCCTCCTGTGGGAGGGCGACGAGGCCGCGATCGCCGCGGTGCGGGCGGTGGAGCCCTGCAAGCTGTTCACCCTGCCGGCGAACCCCACCGCGGAGGTGTTGGCGGAGTACCTGCTGACCCGCGTCTGTCCGGCCCGCCTCGCCCCGCTGGGCGTGCGTTGCACCCGGCTGGAACTGTGGGAAACCCCCAACTGCCGGGCGGTCGCCTCCCTCCCCGCGTAA
- the tdh gene encoding L-threonine 3-dehydrogenase: MKALVKAKSEPGLWLEDVPEPEIGPNDVLIGIHKTGVCGTDLHIYQWDAWAKKTIPVPMVVGHEFVGEVLDTGSNVTDFHPGEIVSGEGHVVCGRCRNCLAGRRHLCAHTIGLGVNRPGAFAERLSLPMTNVWHHADDIDTDVAAIFDPLGNAVHTALHFEVLGEDVLVTGCGPIGCMAVAVARHAGARFVVATDPNPERRALAKRMGATRVVDPLSENLADVQAELGMKEGFDVGLEMSGNPSAFRDLLANLCHGGKCAMLGIPSEEIAIDWNTVVFNMLTIQGIYGREMYETWYQMTVMLQSGLDVSPVITSRLRYDQFEEGFAAMKAGGGKVILDWRDA, translated from the coding sequence GTGAAGGCGCTGGTCAAAGCGAAGTCCGAACCGGGACTGTGGCTCGAAGACGTCCCGGAGCCGGAGATCGGCCCCAACGACGTGCTGATCGGCATCCACAAGACCGGCGTCTGCGGCACCGACCTGCACATCTACCAATGGGACGCCTGGGCGAAGAAGACGATCCCGGTGCCGATGGTCGTGGGGCACGAGTTCGTCGGCGAGGTGCTGGACACCGGCTCGAACGTGACGGACTTCCACCCCGGGGAGATCGTCTCCGGCGAGGGGCACGTCGTCTGCGGGCGCTGCCGGAACTGTCTGGCCGGGCGCCGGCACCTGTGCGCCCACACGATCGGGCTGGGCGTGAACCGGCCGGGGGCCTTCGCCGAACGGCTCTCCCTGCCGATGACCAACGTCTGGCACCACGCCGACGACATCGACACCGACGTCGCCGCGATCTTCGACCCGCTCGGCAACGCGGTGCACACGGCGCTGCACTTCGAGGTGCTGGGCGAAGACGTGCTGGTGACCGGCTGCGGCCCGATCGGCTGCATGGCCGTCGCCGTGGCCCGGCACGCCGGCGCCCGCTTCGTCGTCGCCACCGACCCCAACCCGGAGCGCCGAGCCCTGGCGAAGCGGATGGGCGCCACCCGCGTCGTCGATCCGCTGTCGGAGAACCTCGCCGACGTGCAGGCGGAACTGGGGATGAAGGAGGGGTTTGACGTCGGCCTGGAGATGTCCGGTAACCCGTCCGCCTTCCGCGACCTGCTGGCGAACCTCTGTCACGGCGGCAAGTGCGCGATGCTGGGCATCCCCAGCGAGGAGATCGCGATCGACTGGAATACGGTCGTGTTCAATATGCTCACGATCCAGGGCATCTACGGCCGGGAGATGTACGAGACCTGGTACCAGATGACCGTGATGCTCCAGAGCGGCCTGGACGTCTCCCCCGTCATCACCTCCCGGCTGCGATACGATCAGTTCGAAGAGGGCTTCGCCGCCATGAAAGCCGGCGGCGGCAAAGTGATTCTCGATTGGAGAGACGCGTGA
- a CDS encoding DNA integrity scanning protein DisA nucleotide-binding domain protein, whose protein sequence is MSAESDLIARLCCPGRGVPTETLTAVITLAVEIAREGREGRRVGTLFAIGDCDAVRQVSRPLILDPLSEHPAGLRHISSNDVRETIKELAQLDGGFVVEEDGTVCHGARYFDTRSAGVSLPLGLGSRHMAAASVTRDTKAVAVVVSESAVVRLFHNGAMVNEITPELWLLRRHGLLKDEVEDRTVVEQAGGIAVAASQGGSGERG, encoded by the coding sequence ATGTCTGCCGAGAGCGATCTGATCGCCCGCCTGTGCTGCCCGGGTCGGGGCGTGCCCACGGAGACCCTCACGGCGGTCATCACCCTGGCGGTGGAGATCGCCCGCGAGGGCCGCGAGGGCCGCCGAGTCGGCACGCTGTTTGCCATCGGCGACTGCGACGCGGTGCGGCAGGTCAGCCGCCCGCTGATCCTCGATCCGCTCTCCGAGCACCCCGCGGGCCTGCGGCACATCTCCTCCAACGACGTGCGGGAGACGATCAAGGAACTCGCCCAACTCGACGGCGGGTTCGTCGTGGAGGAGGACGGCACCGTCTGCCACGGAGCCCGCTACTTCGACACCCGCAGCGCCGGCGTCTCCCTGCCGTTGGGCTTGGGCAGCCGGCACATGGCGGCGGCGTCCGTCACCCGGGACACCAAGGCGGTCGCGGTGGTGGTCAGCGAATCGGCGGTCGTGCGGCTGTTCCATAACGGGGCAATGGTCAACGAAATCACCCCCGAACTGTGGCTGCTCCGCCGACACGGCCTGTTGAAGGACGAAGTGGAGGACCGGACCGTTGTGGAGCAGGCCGGCGGCATCGCTGTGGCCGCCTCGCAGGGTGGAAGCGGGGAACGAGGCTGA
- a CDS encoding cytochrome c3 family protein: MAVLPGLAVAGLLGAYVAGMVFYGASPETLLTGYKPTQPVPFSHALHAGQMKLDCRYCHTGVFKGAHSNVPSTSVCANCHNGTQVDGVTLKVAVHTNSPRLQPVRESIATGSAVAWERVHDLPDYAYFNHSAHVNRGVSCVSCHGRIDRMEVVEQVMPLSMGWCIECHRNPQDALRPPELVTNLAWDWDQEGLKSYRTLFASLYDMPVEEADYESPEAVQAFRAKWVDAWQDARDVHPSTDCATCHR; the protein is encoded by the coding sequence ATGGCCGTGCTGCCCGGGCTGGCCGTGGCCGGTCTGCTGGGCGCTTACGTGGCGGGCATGGTCTTCTACGGCGCCTCCCCGGAAACGCTGCTGACCGGCTATAAGCCGACGCAGCCGGTGCCGTTCTCGCACGCGCTGCACGCCGGCCAGATGAAGTTGGACTGCCGGTACTGCCACACCGGCGTGTTCAAGGGCGCCCACAGCAACGTGCCCAGCACGAGCGTCTGTGCGAACTGCCACAACGGCACGCAGGTCGACGGCGTGACGTTGAAGGTCGCCGTGCACACGAACAGTCCCCGGTTGCAGCCGGTGCGGGAGAGCATCGCCACCGGCTCCGCGGTCGCCTGGGAGCGCGTTCACGACCTGCCGGACTACGCCTACTTCAACCACTCCGCCCACGTGAACCGCGGCGTGAGCTGCGTGAGCTGCCACGGCCGGATCGACCGGATGGAAGTCGTCGAGCAGGTTATGCCGCTGAGCATGGGCTGGTGTATCGAGTGTCACCGCAACCCCCAGGACGCCCTGCGGCCGCCGGAGTTGGTGACGAACCTCGCCTGGGACTGGGATCAGGAGGGGCTGAAGAGCTACCGCACGCTGTTCGCCAGTCTGTACGACATGCCCGTGGAAGAGGCGGACTACGAGTCGCCCGAGGCGGTGCAGGCCTTCCGGGCGAAGTGGGTTGACGCCTGGCAGGACGCCCGCGACGTGCATCCCAGCACCGATTGCGCCACCTGTCACCGGTAG